The sequence ACTGGACCAGTCTGTTCCAGGGCGGAGATCCACCGGAGCGGGCCATGAGCGACGCCGTGACCGATGCGTTTCTTCTGTCGGGAACGGTAGAGATTCCCCTCCAGAGCCGCCGAGTCTTCCCCTACGCGAAACTGGGCCTTGGCGTGTTCCGGCAGAGCTCCCAGGGGACGGTGTTCGACATGGTGTACGGAAGCAATCCCCCGTTGTTTGTGAGACAGCTGGAGGCGGCCGGGCTCACCGTGGAGGAGGATGCATTCGGAGTCCCGCTGTTTCAGGTCCGGGAGACGAATGCTCTGGTTTCTCTTGGAGCCGGGGTCCGCGTATCCGTTACGGATCGATGGGCGGTCGGCGTGCACCTGGAGGATCTCGTCCGCATCAACCCGGACCTCTCGGAGTTTGAGGTCTCTTCAAGGGAACCGGATGTCGAGGCGGGTCGTGTCTTTTCCACGACGCTCAGTCCGGTGAGTGGGAGTGTTCACAACTTCGGCGTGCGCCTCTCCGCCAGTTACTCCCTCTGGCCACTGGGTGTGCCCCGCTAGGAAGCGTCAGTTCCCCGGCGGTCGAGTCACCTCTACATCCAGCGGTCCGTCGCCTACCAGCCACTGGCCGGTCACGAGGCCCGTGGCGGCGTGGACCTCGACCAGCACATCCAGATCGAAGTGAACCGCGTAGAGGTGTCCGGTCGCGGTGTCGGCGGCCACGGAAGAGAACCCGGGCGTTGCCAGAATGGGGTCCGGCGGGGGCGGGAGAAGAGTCAGCGTCACGGCATCGTATCGGCGGAGGCCGTCCGCAAAGCCCGCGACCCACGCCGTGCCGTCCGCATCGATCGCAATGTCCGCGGGGGAGCCACCGAGGGGGATGACCCCGGCGACGCCCAGGGTCACCGGGTCCACCACATGGATCTCACCCGCCTGCGGGGGGGTGCCGGTTCCATAGTCGCCGGTGCATACAATGTGCAGCCGACCATCCGGTGCCACGACCACTTCCTGCGGGTTGGTCCCCACTCCGATCGAGGCGACCTGTGACCAGGTGGTGAGATCCACAACATCCACCACGCCGGGCCCATAGGAACCGGTGTCGCCCCGATAGTTCGTGCACGCCACGAAGGCGCGTCCCGCACTCACGGCCATTCCCTCCGGCCCCGGGGCGGACGAATCCAGCGGCGGTTCGCTCTCCCCGAGATAGATGGAGACGGAGCGAATCGTCCCGGAAAGCCAGTTGCTGACGATGGCCCGCGTTGAGGACACGGGAAGGGCGACCCACGGGTTCCGCCCCGGCCCGAGCGCGATTCTACGGCGGAGGGCGAGGGTGGAGGTGTCGAATACATCGACCGCGTTGTCTCCCGATGCGGTCACCAGAAGAGACCGGCCGTCAGGAGTCGCGCGGACGCGGTTCGGCCAGGCGCCGAGCGTCGCTGCGTGAACGACCAGTTCGCCCGTCTCCGGGTCGAGCGACGACAGCGTCTCTCCGAGGCCGTTCACCACCACCACCCGAGCCGGGGGCGGGTCGTCCGTGCCAGGGGGGGTGCCCCCTCCGTCGTCGGGCGGGGAGGGCTCAAGAGGTGGTCGGTCCGCGCATCCGGCCCAGGCCATGGCGATGACGAGAAGCGTCACAATCCGGTGTGCCGCGCGCGTCATCGGAGCACCGTGATGCGGATCACCGGCCCCTCGCGTGAGGCGGCCAGGAAGTAGACGCCGCCCGGGACAGGATGCCCCCTTCGGTCGCGAAGATCCCAGAGGGCGCTGTCGGGCCCGGGCGGTGCGAGGCGACGAACCTCTCGCCCGCGGACATCGACCACGCGCAGCGTTCCAGCTTCGCGGCCTGTTCCGAGGTGAACGCGCACCGGCACTCCGCGACTGGGGTTGGGCCACGCGCGCGCCTCGGCGAGCCGTCGCGGGTTCTCCGGCGAAGCGAATGTCGCGTCATCCGCCAGGCGGCGGTAATGAATGTCAAAGTCGCCGTCGCGGTCGTCCTTCCAGAGGACTGACACGGATCCGCCGTGAGCGATCACACTCGGACGAAGCGAACGCCCGGCAGAGTCCGACACGCGGTGGTCGGCGGCACCGGTCGTATCCCACGGCGCGCCGGGTGCGCGCGACCGGAGGAATACCTCTCGATTGAAGAGGGACACCCGTGCGTCGCTCCAGACGAGATGCATCGCCTGATCCGGCCCCCGGGCAAGGGACGGCTCGTCCGCGCCGTCCGCCGGGCGCGTGATCCGTTCCTCGGCGGACCAGCTCCCGCCGGGGGAGCGCACGCGGACGAAGAGGGCGCGACCGCCATCCCGAGAGTCCGGCCAGACGACATGGGCCGAACCGTCCGTCGCGCAACCGAGAGCGGGGGCCCCGCCGACGGCTCCGGCCGTGTCCACCGTGTCCGGCGTCGTCCATGCCCCGGTTGCGGGATCGCGGAGTGCGTGAAGGATTCTCGCGCCGCCGTCCACGCTTCGCCAGACGGCGTGCAGGGTCCCGTCGGGAGCGGCGTCGGCAGCCACCAGTTCCGAAAGCGCGGAATCGGCGGTGATGCGGTCATCCGGAGCATCTCCCGCCGAGAGATCCCAGGCCGCTCCCGCACCTCGCGACCGGGCCAGGATCTCCGCGAAGTTCCCGTCAAAGCGGAAGTCGTACCACAGCACATGCAGCGCCCCGCTTTCCGCCACCACGGGAACGGGGACATACCCGTTGTCTCCGTTGGTCTCGGGGTGGTCGGAAGTCGTGAATCGAATGTCGGCGGCGGGAGAGGCGTCCCAGCCACTACCGGGGGAGCGGGTCTTCGTGAAGATCTCGACATTCTGGATCCCGGCGACCCGGTAGTCGTGCCAGAAAAGGTGCAGATCCCCGTCGGGTGTCGCGGCCAGCGCCGGGTACTTGGCCCCGGCGAGCGCGCCGGGATACGCCTCCAGATAGTCCACGACGAGTTCAGCAGGTGTCCACTGACCCGACGAACATTGTCGGGAGTAGATGCGGTAGTTCTGGTTCGGGCCGTCGCGCTCCGCCCAGACGACATGGAGAGCCCCGTCGTCGGTCACCGCCATTGCGGCATGGTTCAGCCCGGTTTCGGAATCGGTGGCGGTGTCGGAGAGGTTTCGCTCCGCGGTCCAGTAGCCGCCCGCGTCCGCGGTCCAGACGCCCGCAAAGAGCGCGATGCTTGAGAGCACTCCCAGGAGCCGGGTCATGGCGTTCGCCCCCAGGTCAGTCCCGCCGAGAAGGACCGCCCCGGCAGCGGGTACTGGCGAAGGTCGCGGGCGTCGCGATCGGTCAGATTCGTGACGGAGAGGACTGCGCGAAGATCGGGGCGCACAGGAATGCGAAGGTGCAGGTCACCGAGAAGGCGCCCGCCGAGGGCCTTTGTGTTCGATCGGGTCAGGAAGACGCGATTCACCCCACGCCATACCGTCTCGATCTCCCCGAGGCTCGCATGCCGGACGATGACACCGGCGGACCCGCTCCAGGGAGCGCGGTGGGGGAGTTCCATTCCGTGGGTGTTGGGCTCCCCGGTTCGGTCGCGGGCGTCCAGTCTCGTCACGGTGCCGGAGAGCGTGGCGGACAGCGAATGCCCCAGCGGAAACGCGGCGGCTGCTTCCGCCTCCCATCCGAAGATCCGTGCGCGGCCGATGTTGTGCGGTCGCCAGATTCCCGCAGCCCCCGGGGTCCACTGGATGAGGTCGTGGATGTCGCGGAGAAAGGCGTGCGCTTCCAGACGGGCGCCGCCGGGGAGGCGCGAGAGAAGGACTCCGGCGTCGAGGTCGCGACCCGTCTCCGGGCGCAACCCGGGGTTCCCGGCAGCCGTGGCCCGGGCGGGCCAGAACAGATCGTCGAAGGAAGGCGCGCGACGGGAGAGTCCTGCCGACGCACTGAGTACGGCGCGGCGGGGGAGAAGCTCCCACGACACACCGGCTCGCGGGGCCACGGTCGGCGCGAATCCTTCGATGGCATCGACGCGGAGGGCGGCGGTCGCAGTGAGGTCGCGGCCGAGGAGACGGCCCCGGGAACCCGCACGAAGCGATGCATACCCAAGGACGCGCCGCCGATCGCCGTCTGTCGTGCTGAGGAGATGGTCCAGGCTCGCTCCCGTGGAGGCCACGAGCGCCACCGGTCCGGCTTGCGCCGGGAAGCGTGCGTCACCCGCGAATCTCGCATTTCGGTGGCGGTCGTCCACCGGCCCGAACGCGGCTCCCGGTTCGCGGTAGGTGCGTTCCGCACGGAACCACGAGAGATCCACGAACGCGTCTCCGTCCGGCGTGTCGCTGGTTTCGATGCGAAGCGCGCCCGAGATCCGCGAGTCCCGCAGCCTGGCCGTGGGGGAGGGGAACTCGTCGCTTCCGGGGACGCCGCGCTCCGCGAGGAAGGCGGAGAGGTTCACGCGTGCAGCGTGGCCGCCCACGGCGAGGTCGGTGCGAAGGTCGGCCTCGGTGCGCGAGATGTCGCCGTTCGTGGAACTGCCGGAAGGCGCGTACGAGTCGGACGCGGCGAACAAGCTCGCGCCGACGCGTGTGCGCGTGCCCCACGGCGTGCGTTTCGAGAGCCAGCCCGCCACGCGCTGCTCTCCGCGGGACCCTCCGCTCGCGCGGAATCCGGCGGCCCCGGGGCGCACTTCGCGAGTGCGGACATGGACCACGCCAGCGAGGGCGTCCGTGCCCCAGAGCGCGGACGCGCCTCCGCGGAGAACCTCCACGCGGGACACGAAATCGAGTGGAAGGGACGAGAGATCCGCGCCGCCACCCTGAGCAGTACTCCACCGTCGCCCGTCCACGAGAACCAGCACCTGTTCGGTCGATGAACCGCGAATGGATGCTCCCGTTCCGGTTCCCGGCCCCGCGATGGAAGCGATGCGCACTCCGGCGAGCGAGGCGAGCAGTTCGCCGACATCCCCGCCCGGGCGCCGGTCGATGGCCGCGTCGCCGACGATGCTTCGCGGGATGGGAACCGCCTCGGCGGGCCATTCGTCGGCGCGAATGACCACCGGAGGCAGGCGCCATTCCCGCGGGGGAGGCGTCGGCGCGGGCGGGTCGGTCCCGGTCGCCGCAGCTGGAAGGAGCGCCAGCAGCAGTGCGCCCGGGAGGAGGGGGCGAAGGTTCATGGCTACCGGACCCGGAGGATGCGTCGGCAGACGGACTCGCCCGCGGCGCGAACCCGGGTGAAGTACACTCCCGGTGCGGCATCTTCGCCGGCGTCGGTGCGGCCGTCCCAGGTGACGCGGGACCCGCCCGCGGGAAGGCGTCCCGGCCGGAGTTCGGCGACGCTTCGTCCCGAGACATCGAACAGTGTCACGGTGGCCTCGGCCTCGTTCGGAAGCGAAAGCTCGAGCGTCACCGTTGTGCGAAACGGTTGCGGGAAGGCGCGTCCCACGGCGAGAGTCGGGGCCGCGGGCGCACTCCGAACAAGGGTCACCGGCGGGAGGAAAGTCAGATCTCCCGCGGAATGGATCCAGCCGACGCGGTAGGTGTACGAGTATCCGTCGCGCGTTGCGGCATCGGTCCACTCGGACACTTCGGCGAACGGGAGATTCGTGGCGACCGGAGAGAAGATCGTGTTGGCGGGACCCTGCCGATCGATGGCAAAGCCCGCGACCCCTGCGTACGGACTGGCGGTCCACGAGAGCCGGATTCCGTCCGGGGCGTTCCATGCACTCGGAGGGCGCATCGCCAGGCCCACCGATGCGTCGGTCTCCACCACGGCGAGGTCGATCGGGCCGTCGTTGACCGCCCACGCGTGCAGGCTGTCGGGTGCGGAGTGGTCCAGTCGATAGAGCAGATCCGCACCGAAGTCGGGCACGAGAAGGTGGCCGTCCGGGTCGAGGCGCGGGTTGCCGTAGAATCCGCCACCAGGGATCAGCGGATCGTCCGGGCCGTGAAGAAGCGTGAGCGTGTTCGCGTTGTAGGACCAGATCTCGGAAGCGAAGGAAGGCGTGGTGATGCTGAGCCAGCCGAGACCGGTCGTGTCGATGGCACCGCCCCCGGGGAAGGCCGGGATGGGAAGCGTGTCCAGCGGGGCCAGTCCTACCGGGTCCACCACATGGATCTCACCGGTCGTGAGGAAGAAGTCGCCGGTACAGATCACATGGACCGTGCCATCCGGGGCGGGCAGACAGGCTTGCGGGTTGGTGCCGACCGGGATCGTGGCCACGACAGAGAGGCCTGCGGGGTCGAGGACGGTGACGGTTCCGGGATCGTAGGCGTAGGTCGTGAAGTCGAAGCCGGTGTTTGCGACAAAGAGCCACCCGCCCGCGCGACACATTCCCTCCGGACTCTTGCCGACCGCAGCCGTATCGGTGACGGCACCGGTCCACGGGTGGACCTCGTACACGGCGTTTGCGCCCAGTGCCGAGACGAACGCGGACTCCCCGGGAAACTCAACGGCCCACGGATTGGATCCTGCGGGGAGCGAAGTGGTGGTGAGCGTGGACTGGGTGAGCAGATCGAACAGCGTGAGGTCTCCTGAAGAGGAGTTGACCACAAGCAGTGCCGATTCATCGTCGGAGAGTTCGACGCGGTTGGCGCCGGAGCCCACCGAAGCGATGGCGTTCACCACACTTCCCGAATCGAGATCGACGCGGGTGATCGTGGCATCGTTGGAGCCAATCACATAGGCGGCATTCGCGGGCGGCGCGGCGTCAGCAGACCCGGACGAAACGGGGGCGGCAAGGAGCATGGCAAGCAGCATCGACAAGCGTGAATGCGTCAGCGTCTTCCACATGATGAGAGTCTCCGGAAGCGGGATGGAAACTCGGCGGCCGATCCGCACTGGGCTTCGCATACGGAGACATCGTCCGCCGGTTGGCGGAACCCCGAAGCCGAAGTGTTGACAAGGATCGGAATCACCGGCCTCACCCTCGAAGGCGGTCCACGAAAGTGTTCGGGTCGGTCTCCTGGCTCGCGGGTCTTCCTCGCTCCGCGCCTTCCGGTTTCCCGTGGCATGAATGCGGAGGTTGTCGCCGCTTACAGTGGCGGGGCCGCGCCGGCGTTGAACCGGCTTCCCTTTACCCGAACGCGATGGTCATGACAACCGCCCCTTGCGGAAACGACTGCCACGACCGATAGAATCATGCGGGGGAGGCAGGGTCAAGGTGGCGATTCCCCGAAGGAGAGCAGAGTGGTAGGATTCCACCATTGGCAAATGACGCACGGCCGTTTGGCGGCCGATGACCCGAAGGAGCGTTCCTTGTCCCGACTTGCGAAGCGCTTGGTGCTGGCGGTACTTGTGTGGATCCCGATCGCGGTGGTTCTGACCGCGCTTCCGGCAAGTGGCGGAGACTCCGAGGAGTCTGCCGGTTCTGTAGCCCTTCCCGCCACCGCGGCGGGAGTGGACAGCCTTCTCCACGAGATGGAAGAAGACTCCCACGATCTCTTCTTTGGTCCTTTCGGACCCGACCTCCTCCTCGTCTCCACGACGGATGGGCGCGGAGAAACCGCCCCCTGCGGGTGAGGCAAGAGCCCCCGGGGGGGACTGGCCCGGCGGGCCGGTTATCTTGCAGAGATGAGAGCGAAGTACGAGAGTGTTCTCCTTGTGGACGCGGGCGATATCGCCGGGCACCAGAAGCCGACCGCGCTTCCTCGCGCGCTCTTTCTGATCGAGGCGTTTGCCCGCATGGGATACGACGCCGCCACACTCGGACCGGCGGACCTGGAACTGCCGCGGGAAGTGGTGCTGCCCGTGATTCAGGAAGCGCCCTTTCCCATTCTGTCCGCCAACCTGCTCGACACCGTGACCGGGGAAGGAATCCTGCCGCATTCGGTCGTGCTGGAAAGAGGGGACTTGCGCATCGGGGTCACCGCGGTGCTGTCTCCGACGACCGTGGAGCCGAGTGTTCTCGCCGGGTTTGGCGTGGTGGCGGAAGACCCGGAAGAGGTGCTCCGTGAGCTTCTCCCCGAGCTTCGGGAAAAGTGCGATGTGGTGGTCCTCCTGTGCCGCTCGACCATTGCCCAGGCGCGCGTCCTTGCGGAGTCGCTGGATGGATGGATTGATGTGCTGGTCCTCGGAAGCGGCTCGCCCGGTTACGGCACCGTGCTCCCCGCGGAGGGAGGTGCGCTCTATCTGGTGTCCGGATCGCGGGGACGCAGCGTGGGCGTGGCGCGCCTTGAACTTCGCGGAGGCCATGTGTCACGGGCGATGGGCGAGTTCGTCTCGCTGAGCCAGGGTCTTCCGGAAGATGAGGAGATGGCCGGCTTCGTGGAGGAGTTCCATATTCGCCTGAACGAGATTGTCCGCAGCACTTTTATGGCGGACGCCATGGAACTGCGCAGGCACGGGGACGAGTACTACATGGGCGCGGACTCCTGCCGCCCGTGTCACCGTCCCGAGTTCCTGAGCTGGAAGCAGACCGGCCATGCCAGCGCGTTCGAGACGCTGGTGGAGGAGCACTCCGACGCCCTCCCCGAGTGCGTCGCGTGTCATGTAGTCGGGGCGGGAGAGGCAGCCGGATACAACCCGAGGGTGAAGGGGTTGTCGGAACTCGTGAATGTTCAGTGCGAGGTCTGCCACGGTCCCGGCAGCGAACACTCCCGCGACGGCACCTACGGAGACGGGCTTGGGGAAAAGGGATGCACGATATGCCACGATGCCGACAACAGCCCGGACTTCGATCTGGAGACCTACTGGCCGAAGATCGCGCACTGACCGAGCGGGTCAGTCGCCGACATAGCCCAGGCTTTCCATGCGCTGACGGAGCTCGTCGTCGATCGTGCGTGTCCCCGCATCGGTGACTCGGGAATCGCCCAGCCGGACCCACGCATTCAGGATTTCCACAAGGTCCGCCAGCTCACGGGGTCGTTCCCCGGAGAGATCGTGGAGCTCGCCGGGATCGAGGCGAAGGTCGAACAGTTCCATGCGGGGTTTCTCCGCTCCCGGTGTCCGGACGAGCTTCCACCCGTCACGGATGACGAAGCGCTGCTTCGCGCGATTGGCACTGGCCTCCCAGTCCTCTCGCCAGTTCCCGGCCAGATCCGGATCCTGCGCGATCTCCTTCGGGATGTTCGAGTCGATCCGGTCGTTCAGGTGCGGGAACCGACAGAACCCGGACTCTCCGAAGCGAATCCGCGACGCGTCGGCAAGCGGAACCGCGCCGGAGTTCTCGCGCGGAAGGTCCACAGCCTCTTCGACAAGC is a genomic window of Gemmatimonadota bacterium containing:
- a CDS encoding BNR-4 repeat-containing protein, giving the protein MTRLLGVLSSIALFAGVWTADAGGYWTAERNLSDTATDSETGLNHAAMAVTDDGALHVVWAERDGPNQNYRIYSRQCSSGQWTPAELVVDYLEAYPGALAGAKYPALAATPDGDLHLFWHDYRVAGIQNVEIFTKTRSPGSGWDASPAADIRFTTSDHPETNGDNGYVPVPVVAESGALHVLWYDFRFDGNFAEILARSRGAGAAWDLSAGDAPDDRITADSALSELVAADAAPDGTLHAVWRSVDGGARILHALRDPATGAWTTPDTVDTAGAVGGAPALGCATDGSAHVVWPDSRDGGRALFVRVRSPGGSWSAEERITRPADGADEPSLARGPDQAMHLVWSDARVSLFNREVFLRSRAPGAPWDTTGAADHRVSDSAGRSLRPSVIAHGGSVSVLWKDDRDGDFDIHYRRLADDATFASPENPRRLAEARAWPNPSRGVPVRVHLGTGREAGTLRVVDVRGREVRRLAPPGPDSALWDLRDRRGHPVPGGVYFLAASREGPVIRITVLR
- a CDS encoding TonB-dependent receptor, with amino-acid sequence MNLRPLLPGALLLALLPAAATGTDPPAPTPPPREWRLPPVVIRADEWPAEAVPIPRSIVGDAAIDRRPGGDVGELLASLAGVRIASIAGPGTGTGASIRGSSTEQVLVLVDGRRWSTAQGGGADLSSLPLDFVSRVEVLRGGASALWGTDALAGVVHVRTREVRPGAAGFRASGGSRGEQRVAGWLSKRTPWGTRTRVGASLFAASDSYAPSGSSTNGDISRTEADLRTDLAVGGHAARVNLSAFLAERGVPGSDEFPSPTARLRDSRISGALRIETSDTPDGDAFVDLSWFRAERTYREPGAAFGPVDDRHRNARFAGDARFPAQAGPVALVASTGASLDHLLSTTDGDRRRVLGYASLRAGSRGRLLGRDLTATAALRVDAIEGFAPTVAPRAGVSWELLPRRAVLSASAGLSRRAPSFDDLFWPARATAAGNPGLRPETGRDLDAGVLLSRLPGGARLEAHAFLRDIHDLIQWTPGAAGIWRPHNIGRARIFGWEAEAAAAFPLGHSLSATLSGTVTRLDARDRTGEPNTHGMELPHRAPWSGSAGVIVRHASLGEIETVWRGVNRVFLTRSNTKALGGRLLGDLHLRIPVRPDLRAVLSVTNLTDRDARDLRQYPLPGRSFSAGLTWGRTP
- a CDS encoding FlgD immunoglobulin-like domain containing protein is translated as MWKTLTHSRLSMLLAMLLAAPVSSGSADAAPPANAAYVIGSNDATITRVDLDSGSVVNAIASVGSGANRVELSDDESALLVVNSSSGDLTLFDLLTQSTLTTTSLPAGSNPWAVEFPGESAFVSALGANAVYEVHPWTGAVTDTAAVGKSPEGMCRAGGWLFVANTGFDFTTYAYDPGTVTVLDPAGLSVVATIPVGTNPQACLPAPDGTVHVICTGDFFLTTGEIHVVDPVGLAPLDTLPIPAFPGGGAIDTTGLGWLSITTPSFASEIWSYNANTLTLLHGPDDPLIPGGGFYGNPRLDPDGHLLVPDFGADLLYRLDHSAPDSLHAWAVNDGPIDLAVVETDASVGLAMRPPSAWNAPDGIRLSWTASPYAGVAGFAIDRQGPANTIFSPVATNLPFAEVSEWTDAATRDGYSYTYRVGWIHSAGDLTFLPPVTLVRSAPAAPTLAVGRAFPQPFRTTVTLELSLPNEAEATVTLFDVSGRSVAELRPGRLPAGGSRVTWDGRTDAGEDAAPGVYFTRVRAAGESVCRRILRVR
- a CDS encoding multiheme c-type cytochrome; protein product: MRAKYESVLLVDAGDIAGHQKPTALPRALFLIEAFARMGYDAATLGPADLELPREVVLPVIQEAPFPILSANLLDTVTGEGILPHSVVLERGDLRIGVTAVLSPTTVEPSVLAGFGVVAEDPEEVLRELLPELREKCDVVVLLCRSTIAQARVLAESLDGWIDVLVLGSGSPGYGTVLPAEGGALYLVSGSRGRSVGVARLELRGGHVSRAMGEFVSLSQGLPEDEEMAGFVEEFHIRLNEIVRSTFMADAMELRRHGDEYYMGADSCRPCHRPEFLSWKQTGHASAFETLVEEHSDALPECVACHVVGAGEAAGYNPRVKGLSELVNVQCEVCHGPGSEHSRDGTYGDGLGEKGCTICHDADNSPDFDLETYWPKIAH